A single genomic interval of Mycolicibacterium sp. MU0053 harbors:
- a CDS encoding type II toxin-antitoxin system Phd/YefM family antitoxin has protein sequence MDTVTVRDLRNNGGDVLRRVERGERIVVTRDGAPVAELRPLARSSARPAELIRRRKNLPQVNPDALRQDIDDAIDPSL, from the coding sequence ATGGACACGGTAACGGTGCGCGATCTCCGGAACAACGGGGGAGATGTCCTGCGCCGCGTTGAGCGCGGCGAACGCATCGTCGTTACTCGTGACGGTGCGCCGGTGGCCGAGCTCCGCCCGTTGGCAAGATCCAGCGCCCGTCCGGCTGAACTCATTCGTCGCCGCAAAAATCTTCCGCAGGTGAACCCGGATGCGCTCCGGCAAGATATCGACGACGCGATCGACCCGTCGCTGTGA
- a CDS encoding type II toxin-antitoxin system VapC family toxin — protein MIVLDTNVVSELMRQAPEAGVASWVDRFPAADVLVTAVTAAELMYGVARLPDGRRKRELHITVEGLLTEDFRDQILPFDAPAAAHYAEIVAAREGAGRPISMADAQIAAICRNWRTGLATRNVDDFADTGIDTLNPWDAGAP, from the coding sequence GTGATTGTCCTGGACACCAACGTTGTGTCGGAATTGATGCGCCAAGCTCCAGAGGCTGGCGTCGCCAGTTGGGTCGACAGGTTTCCCGCTGCAGACGTATTGGTCACCGCAGTGACCGCAGCCGAGCTGATGTATGGCGTAGCTCGACTGCCAGACGGGCGCCGCAAGCGAGAGCTACACATCACGGTTGAGGGACTGCTGACCGAGGATTTTCGAGACCAGATTCTGCCGTTCGATGCGCCGGCGGCGGCGCACTACGCCGAGATTGTTGCCGCCCGAGAAGGTGCTGGACGCCCGATTAGTATGGCAGACGCGCAGATAGCAGCCATTTGCCGCAACTGGAGAACTGGACTCGCGACACGCAACGTTGATGACTTCGCCGACACCGGCATCGACACGCTGAATCCGTGGGATGCCGGCGCACCGTAA
- a CDS encoding DUF3297 family protein, producing the protein MSEDQNTDVPPNHLSIDPRSAFYSEEVLRRDVGIRFNGAEKSNVHEYNVAEGWVRVEVPTAKDRHGNPMVVKLSGTVEPYFRGAE; encoded by the coding sequence ATGTCCGAGGATCAGAACACAGACGTTCCACCGAATCACCTCTCCATCGATCCGCGCAGCGCTTTCTATAGCGAAGAGGTGCTTCGCCGCGATGTGGGGATTCGCTTCAATGGCGCAGAAAAATCCAATGTTCACGAATACAACGTGGCCGAGGGTTGGGTGCGCGTTGAAGTGCCTACCGCGAAGGATCGCCACGGGAACCCTATGGTCGTCAAACTCAGTGGCACGGTTGAACCTTATTTCCGCGGAGCGGAATAG
- a CDS encoding cation:proton antiporter family protein yields the protein MLRPSRRAHNNAGRSCRTVLRQRDDVPDLAGILRRGRAVSATVVAIYLVVTFGLGGLALALRLPPLVGFLAAGFVLNAINVEEVPQLKVLADLGVTLLLFAIGLKLDVRILLRREVWLTTSVHMLVSVVLGGFTLWLAAVAGLSMLSGQSVQTTALLAFALSFSSTVFVVKLLEERGESNSLYGRIAIGILVMQDIVAVVFLTATSGHLPSPWALTLVGLWPLTRAVRKIWGRLGHGEMQSLFGIVMALVPGYALFSAVGLKGDLGALIVGVLLASHPASAELSRSLFHIKELLLVGFFVSIGLTGLPDVPTITVALLMLLLLPFKAIWYAVLLSLMRLRHRTAILAGLSLMNYSEFGLIVVSVGVSVGLLAEAWLVEMSIAVALSFVASALVNGRGHLMVEKIAAWLPAQDEYELQPEERPVEAGDAEVVVIGMGRVGSAAYQRLTEHYGLRVMGVDYDGPLIGQHAENGLRVVEGDATDLDFWNRLRHSDSVRMAVLAMPHHGANVRALECLRESGFSGRVAAVARYDDEVEWAKSNGVDIAFNVYAGAGLELADQVGGEDTRSAVEHAPESESSTDEREE from the coding sequence ATGCTCCGCCCGTCGAGGCGTGCGCATAATAACGCGGGGAGATCATGCCGGACAGTTCTGCGACAACGCGACGACGTCCCTGACCTCGCCGGAATCCTAAGAAGGGGGAGAGCGGTGTCAGCGACAGTCGTCGCGATCTATTTGGTCGTCACTTTCGGTCTGGGCGGACTCGCGCTGGCGCTGCGCCTGCCCCCGCTGGTCGGCTTCTTGGCTGCAGGTTTTGTTCTCAACGCCATCAACGTCGAAGAAGTACCTCAGCTGAAGGTGCTGGCGGATCTCGGCGTCACCCTGTTGCTTTTCGCGATCGGTCTCAAGCTCGACGTCCGCATCCTGCTTCGCCGCGAGGTATGGCTGACCACATCGGTTCACATGCTGGTCAGTGTCGTGCTCGGTGGTTTCACGCTGTGGTTGGCCGCCGTGGCCGGGTTGTCCATGCTGTCCGGTCAGAGTGTGCAGACGACCGCCCTGCTGGCCTTCGCGCTGTCGTTCTCCAGCACCGTGTTCGTGGTCAAGCTGCTCGAGGAGCGCGGCGAATCGAACTCGCTTTACGGCCGCATCGCCATTGGCATCCTGGTGATGCAGGACATCGTCGCGGTCGTCTTCCTCACTGCCACCAGCGGCCATCTGCCCAGCCCGTGGGCGCTGACGCTGGTCGGGCTGTGGCCGCTGACGCGGGCCGTGCGTAAGATCTGGGGTCGCTTGGGCCACGGCGAGATGCAATCGCTGTTCGGCATCGTGATGGCTCTGGTTCCCGGCTACGCGCTGTTCTCGGCGGTGGGGCTCAAGGGTGATCTCGGTGCCCTGATCGTCGGCGTGCTGCTGGCGTCGCACCCGGCATCCGCTGAGCTCTCCCGTTCGCTGTTCCACATCAAAGAGCTGCTCCTCGTCGGCTTCTTCGTGTCGATCGGGCTCACCGGTTTGCCTGACGTGCCGACCATCACGGTTGCTCTGCTGATGTTGTTGCTGCTGCCGTTCAAGGCGATCTGGTACGCCGTGTTGCTGTCGCTGATGAGGTTGCGGCACCGCACCGCGATCCTGGCCGGGCTGAGCCTGATGAACTACTCCGAGTTCGGATTGATCGTGGTGTCGGTCGGTGTCTCGGTCGGTCTGTTGGCCGAGGCCTGGCTGGTGGAGATGTCGATTGCGGTGGCGTTGAGTTTTGTTGCCTCGGCGCTCGTCAACGGTCGCGGCCACCTGATGGTGGAGAAGATCGCGGCGTGGTTGCCTGCCCAAGACGAATACGAATTGCAGCCTGAGGAGCGTCCTGTCGAGGCCGGCGATGCCGAGGTGGTGGTGATCGGGATGGGCCGGGTCGGGTCGGCTGCTTACCAGCGACTGACCGAGCACTACGGGTTGCGGGTGATGGGCGTCGACTACGACGGTCCCCTGATCGGACAACACGCCGAGAACGGTCTGAGGGTGGTGGAAGGAGACGCCACGGACCTGGACTTCTGGAACCGGCTACGCCACTCCGATTCGGTGCGGATGGCAGTGTTGGCCATGCCGCACCACGGCGCCAACGTCCGTGCGCTCGAATGTCTTCGGGAGTCCGGTTTCAGCGGCAGGGTTGCTGCGGTGGCCCGATACGACGACGAGGTGGAGTGGGCCAAGAGCAACGGCGTCGACATCGCGTTTAACGTGTATGCGGGTGCCGGTCTGGAGCTGGCCGATCAGGTGGGGGGAGAGGACACACGCAGTGCTGTCGAGCACGCACCTGAAAGCGAGTCGTCGACCGACGAAAGGGAAGAGTGA
- a CDS encoding type II toxin-antitoxin system VapC family toxin encodes MTEASSHGMLDTSTVILLGRISDPTELPDESVISAITLAELSVGPHVAHDETERSARQQHLQQAEADFDVLPFDADCARAFGTVAAALRASGRKPAARAYDALIAASAIAHALPLYTCNAADFAGIPRLELRAVTHPDHL; translated from the coding sequence GTGACCGAGGCTTCGAGCCATGGGATGCTGGACACCTCCACGGTGATCCTCCTCGGCCGGATATCCGACCCAACCGAGCTTCCCGACGAATCGGTGATTAGCGCGATAACTCTGGCCGAACTTTCGGTGGGTCCGCATGTAGCGCACGACGAAACCGAGCGCAGTGCCCGTCAGCAGCACCTGCAGCAGGCCGAGGCCGACTTTGATGTCCTTCCGTTCGATGCTGATTGCGCGCGGGCCTTTGGCACTGTGGCGGCGGCACTCCGCGCATCAGGACGCAAGCCGGCGGCGCGAGCGTATGACGCGCTCATCGCGGCGAGCGCGATCGCTCACGCGTTGCCGCTCTACACATGTAATGCAGCCGACTTCGCAGGAATCCCGCGGCTCGAGCTCCGGGCCGTCACCCATCCTGATCACTTGTAG
- a CDS encoding phosphotransferase — protein sequence MRIERGIAHSGDPRIAHLPPRSRLPELLPVRHPRNIAADILAVWDDAVAAQAWEGPPAWAHGNLHPANVVVSDGTLSGIVDFGDMFAAGFSVGPRRRIGAATCGHDVAVLRDVRACERGGDPAGRGLAAMKSR from the coding sequence ATCCGCATTGAGCGAGGTATCGCACACAGCGGCGACCCGAGGATCGCCCACCTCCCGCCACGGTCCCGGCTTCCAGAACTTCTTCCAGTCCGTCACCCCCGCAACATCGCTGCCGACATCCTGGCCGTCTGGGACGACGCCGTTGCGGCCCAGGCGTGGGAGGGCCCGCCGGCATGGGCCCACGGCAACCTTCATCCCGCGAACGTCGTCGTCTCGGACGGAACACTCTCAGGCATCGTCGACTTCGGTGACATGTTCGCCGCGGGATTTAGCGTGGGACCTCGTCGCCGCATCGGTGCTGCTACCTGCGGGCACGACGTCGCGGTTCTTCGAGATGTACGCGCATGCGAACGAGGCGGCGATCCGGCGGGCCGCGGGCTGGCCGCTATGAAGAGCCGTTGA
- a CDS encoding zinc-dependent alcohol dehydrogenase family protein yields MTDPMKAVVLARFGGTDAFELRDDVSVPQVGPRQVRVRVHATAINPLDYQIRRGDYADHVPLPAIIGHDISGVIEEVGSEVTEFRVGDAVYYTPRIFGGPGSYAEQHVADVDLVGRKPENLSHLEAASLTLVGGTVWESLVTRAQLAVGETILIHGGAGGVGTIAIQVAKAIGARVITTAKADDHEFVRSLGADAAIDFTSMDYVDAVAEMTRGKGVDVVFDTIGGDTLTRSPLTLTDFGRVASIVDIAQPQNLIEAWGRNAAYHFVFTRQNRGKLDALTTLVERGLVKPVIGATLPLARMGEAHELLENRRSYALRGKVAIDVVGETVSTPPRTS; encoded by the coding sequence ATGACTGATCCGATGAAGGCCGTTGTCCTCGCCCGTTTCGGAGGGACCGATGCTTTCGAGTTGCGCGACGACGTCTCCGTACCGCAAGTCGGACCCCGCCAGGTACGGGTGCGCGTCCATGCGACCGCCATCAACCCGCTCGATTATCAGATCCGTCGCGGAGACTATGCGGATCATGTACCGCTCCCGGCGATCATCGGGCACGACATCTCCGGCGTGATCGAGGAAGTCGGATCGGAGGTGACCGAGTTCCGCGTCGGTGATGCGGTGTACTACACGCCCCGGATCTTCGGCGGTCCCGGCTCCTACGCCGAGCAGCACGTCGCCGACGTCGACCTCGTCGGCCGGAAGCCGGAGAACCTCAGTCACCTGGAGGCTGCGAGTCTGACTCTCGTCGGCGGAACGGTCTGGGAGTCCCTGGTGACCCGAGCCCAGCTCGCTGTGGGAGAAACGATCCTCATCCATGGCGGCGCGGGCGGTGTCGGCACGATCGCGATCCAAGTCGCGAAGGCGATCGGTGCCCGAGTGATCACCACCGCGAAAGCCGACGACCATGAGTTCGTGCGTTCTCTCGGAGCGGATGCGGCGATCGACTTCACTTCGATGGACTACGTCGATGCCGTAGCCGAGATGACGCGAGGCAAGGGGGTCGACGTCGTCTTCGACACGATCGGTGGCGACACGCTCACCCGAAGCCCGCTGACGCTCACCGACTTCGGACGCGTCGCCAGCATCGTCGATATCGCGCAGCCACAGAACCTCATCGAGGCGTGGGGCCGCAACGCCGCGTATCATTTCGTCTTCACGCGACAGAACCGAGGAAAGCTGGACGCGCTCACCACGCTGGTCGAGCGCGGTCTCGTGAAGCCGGTCATCGGCGCGACTCTTCCGCTCGCTCGGATGGGCGAAGCCCATGAGCTCTTGGAGAACCGGCGGTCGTACGCACTCCGTGGCAAGGTCGCGATCGATGTGGTGGGCGAAACTGTTTCGACTCCCCCGCGCACCTCGTAG
- a CDS encoding DUF6308 family protein, translated as MRTPRRAEHFDSGVDGFSAEDLLAVTLLDVNLSPRAPRQLLESRSAEFVQLLRDIPADLDLWEATDAHLAAIDRCDAALRTLPGVGETRASKLMARKRPRLVPVVDSVIRHALRLRVDPRRELRDCLTNPVVRAAIERSQPKSAPAELISPLRLLDAVIWIRHSRSRTARQARLRAGLSNR; from the coding sequence ATGCGCACGCCTCGACGGGCGGAGCATTTCGACTCGGGAGTAGACGGCTTCTCGGCCGAAGACCTACTTGCCGTCACGCTACTTGACGTGAATTTGAGCCCACGCGCACCACGACAGTTGCTGGAGTCGCGGAGCGCTGAGTTCGTGCAGTTACTTCGCGACATCCCTGCCGACTTGGATCTTTGGGAAGCCACGGACGCACACCTGGCCGCCATCGACCGGTGCGATGCTGCACTCAGAACACTGCCGGGCGTGGGCGAGACCCGCGCCAGCAAGCTCATGGCGCGCAAGAGACCTCGACTTGTGCCGGTCGTGGACAGCGTGATTCGCCACGCGCTTCGCCTTCGCGTAGATCCAAGACGTGAGCTCCGAGACTGCCTGACCAACCCAGTGGTCAGAGCCGCAATTGAGAGATCTCAACCCAAATCTGCTCCTGCCGAACTCATCTCACCGTTGCGGCTCCTGGATGCCGTCATCTGGATACGCCACAGTCGATCCCGCACCGCACGACAAGCCCGTCTACGCGCCGGCCTCTCGAATCGGTGA
- a CDS encoding YaeQ family protein has translation MALSATVFKVELGVSDIDHGYYADHTLTVARHPSETDERMVVRLLAFGLRAHRLSDVDGELAFGAGLSAPGVPDLRLADYTGRILEWINVGQPDGRALGKAASQADQVVLFPFAAGVNTWWHTVGPKVAGLPNLSVVQIPHEPVQQLAQTVDRRVAAQVMVMEGQVTMTVGGVDVTFTPEPLL, from the coding sequence GTGGCTCTTTCTGCAACAGTGTTCAAAGTCGAGCTTGGCGTCTCCGATATCGATCACGGTTACTACGCCGATCACACGCTGACCGTGGCCCGTCATCCCAGTGAGACCGATGAGCGGATGGTGGTGCGGTTGTTGGCGTTTGGGCTGCGCGCACACCGGCTCAGCGACGTCGACGGTGAGTTGGCGTTCGGGGCGGGGCTCTCCGCCCCTGGCGTACCGGACTTGCGGCTCGCGGACTATACGGGCCGGATCCTCGAGTGGATCAACGTTGGCCAGCCCGATGGACGCGCCTTGGGCAAGGCAGCCAGCCAGGCCGACCAGGTGGTGCTGTTCCCCTTCGCCGCCGGAGTGAACACCTGGTGGCACACCGTCGGCCCCAAAGTGGCCGGGCTACCGAACCTGTCTGTGGTGCAGATACCGCATGAGCCGGTGCAGCAGCTGGCTCAGACTGTCGATCGACGAGTCGCGGCGCAGGTGATGGTGATGGAAGGTCAGGTGACGATGACCGTGGGCGGTGTCGACGTCACCTTCACGCCCGAGCCATTGCTGTGA
- a CDS encoding TIR domain-containing protein produces MADGYQASSKQLMRQAQRVAELASARKVDSTRHKCFVSYHVDDLSEVETFLDDFGSEFIPRSVGVTVEDDFIDSDDEDYIKRRIRELYLSDSTVTIVLLGACTWGRQFVDWEISSSLRNDTVNKRSGLLVYPLPSMNNSATLPDRINDNWIKDDQTASYTRYLAYPDSPSRVRANIEAAFGDRNSKSNLVDNSRALRTTNSCP; encoded by the coding sequence ATGGCGGACGGCTACCAGGCGTCATCGAAGCAGCTCATGCGTCAGGCGCAGCGCGTCGCAGAGCTGGCATCGGCTCGCAAGGTCGATTCCACACGGCATAAGTGCTTCGTCTCGTACCACGTGGACGATCTGTCCGAGGTCGAAACGTTCCTGGACGACTTTGGTTCCGAGTTCATACCAAGATCGGTTGGGGTCACGGTAGAGGACGACTTCATCGACAGTGACGACGAGGACTACATCAAGCGCCGCATCCGCGAACTCTACTTGTCCGACTCAACGGTCACCATCGTGCTGCTCGGCGCGTGCACCTGGGGGCGGCAGTTCGTGGATTGGGAAATCTCGTCCTCGCTGCGCAATGACACAGTCAACAAGCGCAGTGGTCTGCTCGTCTACCCCTTGCCATCGATGAACAACAGCGCAACACTGCCAGACCGCATCAACGATAACTGGATTAAGGACGACCAAACGGCCTCGTACACCCGGTACCTGGCATACCCGGACTCACCGTCACGAGTCCGAGCCAATATTGAGGCTGCGTTCGGCGACCGCAATTCAAAAAGCAATCTCGTTGACAACAGTCGGGCATTGCGTACAACAAACTCGTGCCCGTGA
- a CDS encoding arylsulfatase yields the protein MSDGQSSRSILPIPDVAHGGLTTYDAKDPETSYPPIRDIRPPEGAPNVLVILIDDVGFGASSAFGGPCETPNFDRLAAGGLKYNRFHTTALCSPTRQALLTGRNHHSVGMGCITEAATAAPGYSSVLPNTKAPLALTLKLNGYSTAQFGKCHEVPVWQASPAGPFTAWPSGGGGFEYFYGFIGGENNQWDPALYEGTTPIEPPKTPAEGYHLTEDLADKAINWVGQQKALLPDKPFFVYFAPGATHAPHQVPPEWIEKYKGKFAHGWDRQRELTFERQKELGVIPSDAVLTPRHAEIPAWDDMDPALKPALERQMEVYAAFMEHTDHHVGRLLDALGPVLDDTLVYLIVGDNGASAEGTLQGAFNEMANFNGMAAIETPEFLLSKLDEFGGEGSYGHYAVGWAWAMDTPYQWTKQVASHWGGTRNGTIVHWPNGIEAKGDQRNQFSHVIDLAPTVLEAAGIPAPTLVNGVLQSPYEGTSMLYSFNDADAPEQHETQYFEMFCNRGIYHKGWSAVTKHRTPWEMGGAVMPAFDDDVWELYDGNDDWTQANDLSKELPEKLHELQRLWLIEAVKYNVLPLDDRQIERFIPASAGRPTLIKGNTQLLFGNMGRLSENCVLDIKNKSFAVTADLEVSGEGAVGVIIAQGGRFGGWSLYAKDGRAKFYYNVLGIKSFSIDAAAPVPTGTTQVRMEFDYDGGGMGKGGTVTLYYDGTAVGSGRVEQTQGVVFSADETTDVGRETGTMVSPDYTAHTSRFTGKISWVQIDLGEDAKDADHYIDPDERFRIAMARQ from the coding sequence ATGTCAGACGGCCAGAGTTCTCGCTCGATCCTCCCGATTCCGGACGTGGCTCATGGCGGTTTGACCACCTATGACGCGAAAGATCCAGAGACTAGTTACCCGCCGATTCGCGACATCCGACCGCCCGAGGGTGCGCCCAACGTGCTGGTCATTCTGATCGACGACGTCGGCTTCGGTGCCAGCAGCGCCTTCGGCGGCCCGTGTGAAACCCCGAACTTCGACAGGCTCGCCGCCGGCGGCTTGAAGTACAACCGCTTTCACACCACCGCGTTGTGCTCACCGACCCGGCAGGCGCTGCTGACCGGCCGCAATCACCACTCGGTCGGGATGGGCTGCATAACTGAGGCCGCTACTGCCGCACCCGGTTACAGCTCGGTCTTGCCTAACACCAAAGCACCGCTGGCCTTGACGCTCAAACTCAACGGCTACTCCACAGCGCAGTTCGGCAAGTGCCACGAGGTTCCGGTCTGGCAGGCCAGCCCGGCTGGACCATTCACCGCCTGGCCCAGCGGAGGCGGCGGCTTCGAGTACTTCTATGGCTTCATCGGCGGCGAGAACAATCAGTGGGACCCGGCCCTCTACGAAGGCACCACCCCGATCGAGCCGCCGAAGACCCCGGCCGAGGGGTATCACCTGACCGAGGACCTGGCTGACAAGGCGATCAACTGGGTCGGTCAGCAGAAGGCGCTGCTGCCCGACAAACCCTTCTTCGTGTACTTCGCCCCGGGAGCCACGCACGCGCCCCATCAAGTGCCTCCGGAGTGGATCGAGAAGTACAAAGGCAAGTTCGCCCACGGCTGGGATCGCCAGCGCGAGCTCACCTTCGAGCGGCAGAAGGAACTCGGCGTCATCCCCTCAGACGCAGTGCTCACTCCCCGCCACGCCGAGATCCCGGCCTGGGACGACATGGACCCCGCACTCAAACCTGCGCTCGAGCGCCAGATGGAGGTCTATGCCGCCTTCATGGAGCACACCGACCATCACGTCGGTCGCCTGCTCGACGCGCTTGGGCCCGTGCTCGACGACACGCTGGTGTACCTGATCGTTGGCGACAACGGGGCCTCCGCCGAGGGCACCCTGCAAGGTGCGTTCAACGAAATGGCCAACTTCAACGGCATGGCCGCCATCGAGACACCGGAGTTCCTACTCTCCAAGCTCGACGAGTTCGGCGGCGAAGGCTCCTACGGCCACTACGCCGTCGGGTGGGCCTGGGCGATGGACACCCCCTACCAGTGGACCAAGCAAGTCGCCTCGCACTGGGGTGGCACCCGCAACGGCACCATCGTGCACTGGCCCAACGGAATCGAAGCCAAGGGCGACCAACGCAACCAATTCAGCCACGTCATCGATCTCGCGCCCACCGTGCTGGAAGCCGCGGGCATCCCCGCGCCGACACTTGTCAACGGAGTCCTGCAAAGCCCGTATGAGGGCACCAGCATGCTCTACAGCTTCAACGACGCCGACGCACCCGAGCAGCACGAGACGCAGTACTTCGAGATGTTCTGCAACCGAGGCATCTATCACAAGGGCTGGAGCGCGGTCACCAAACACCGCACCCCATGGGAGATGGGCGGCGCCGTGATGCCCGCCTTCGACGACGACGTCTGGGAACTCTACGACGGCAATGACGACTGGACCCAGGCCAACGATCTATCGAAGGAGCTTCCAGAGAAACTCCATGAGCTGCAGCGCCTTTGGCTGATCGAAGCGGTCAAGTACAACGTGCTTCCGCTCGATGATCGGCAGATCGAACGCTTCATCCCCGCATCGGCGGGCCGGCCCACCCTGATCAAGGGCAATACCCAATTGCTGTTCGGGAACATGGGCCGACTCTCGGAGAACTGTGTGCTCGACATCAAGAACAAATCCTTCGCCGTCACCGCGGACCTCGAAGTATCTGGCGAAGGTGCAGTCGGAGTCATCATCGCCCAAGGTGGCCGCTTCGGCGGGTGGAGCCTCTACGCCAAAGACGGCCGAGCCAAGTTCTACTACAACGTGCTGGGCATCAAGTCGTTCAGCATCGACGCTGCAGCGCCCGTCCCGACCGGCACAACCCAGGTGCGCATGGAATTCGACTACGACGGCGGCGGCATGGGCAAGGGCGGCACCGTGACGTTGTATTACGACGGCACCGCAGTCGGCTCAGGCCGGGTTGAACAAACCCAGGGCGTCGTCTTCTCCGCCGATGAGACCACCGACGTCGGGCGTGAGACCGGCACCATGGTCAGCCCCGACTACACCGCCCACACCAGCCGATTCACCGGCAAGATCAGTTGGGTCCAAATCGATCTCGGCGAGGACGCAAAGGACGCCGACCACTACATCGACCCCGACGAACGCTTCCGCATCGCGATGGCCCGCCAATAG
- a CDS encoding zinc-dependent alcohol dehydrogenase family protein, with product MKALVYHGPGAKAWEEVPDPVILKPTDAIVRVETTTICGTDLHILKGDVPAVTDGRILGHEGVGTITEVGSAVTDLAVGDQVIISCISACGKCIYCKQGVYSHCQADEGAPGIGWIFGHLIDGTQAEFVRVPFAETSLYRVPDGVPAEQAVMISDILPTGHEIGIQYGQVKPGDVVAVVGAGPVGLAAIATAGLYGPSRVIAIDLDANRVEQAKRFGASDGVVASDPDWKDQVLALTDGLGVDVSIEAVGIPATWDMTLSIVRPAGHVANVGVHGKPVEFPLDRVWIDNLTITTGLVNTDSSAMLIKLLAQKKLDVSGFISHRFALSDIMDAYDTFARASETKALKVILQA from the coding sequence ATGAAGGCGCTCGTGTACCACGGCCCCGGTGCCAAGGCGTGGGAAGAGGTGCCCGATCCCGTCATTCTCAAGCCCACGGATGCGATCGTGCGAGTCGAGACGACCACGATCTGTGGCACCGACCTGCATATCCTGAAGGGCGACGTGCCCGCGGTGACCGATGGACGCATCCTCGGACACGAGGGCGTCGGCACCATCACCGAGGTGGGCTCCGCGGTCACCGACCTCGCCGTCGGCGATCAGGTCATCATCAGCTGCATCTCGGCGTGCGGCAAGTGCATCTACTGCAAGCAGGGCGTCTACTCGCACTGCCAGGCCGATGAGGGCGCCCCCGGAATCGGCTGGATATTCGGCCATCTCATCGACGGCACCCAGGCCGAGTTCGTGCGTGTGCCGTTCGCCGAGACCTCGTTGTACCGCGTCCCGGACGGGGTGCCCGCCGAGCAGGCGGTGATGATCAGCGACATCTTGCCCACCGGTCACGAAATCGGTATTCAATACGGGCAGGTCAAGCCGGGCGACGTGGTGGCCGTGGTCGGGGCCGGGCCGGTGGGTCTGGCGGCGATCGCCACCGCGGGGTTGTACGGACCCAGTCGCGTCATTGCGATCGACCTCGACGCCAACAGGGTCGAACAGGCCAAACGGTTCGGTGCGAGCGACGGCGTGGTGGCATCTGATCCGGATTGGAAGGACCAGGTGCTGGCGCTGACCGACGGCCTGGGTGTCGATGTGTCGATCGAAGCCGTCGGCATCCCGGCCACATGGGACATGACGTTGTCCATCGTCCGGCCGGCGGGCCACGTCGCCAATGTCGGTGTGCACGGTAAGCCCGTCGAATTCCCGCTGGACCGGGTGTGGATCGACAACCTGACGATCACCACGGGCCTGGTCAACACCGACAGCTCGGCCATGCTGATCAAGTTGCTGGCGCAGAAGAAGCTCGACGTGTCCGGGTTCATCAGCCATCGCTTTGCGCTCAGCGACATCATGGACGCCTACGACACCTTCGCGCGCGCCTCGGAAACAAAGGCGCTCAAGGTGATTCTTCAGGCCTGA
- a CDS encoding type II toxin-antitoxin system PemK/MazF family toxin: protein MRGEVFHLHAPRGSRGHEQSGSRYAVVVQSDQLPLSTWLVVPTSTSARAASFRPEVEIGGVSTRVLAEQAAAVDPGRLGKSVGFLSFDEMRRVDAALRVVLDL, encoded by the coding sequence GTGCGTGGTGAGGTCTTTCATTTGCACGCGCCGCGGGGGAGTCGTGGTCACGAGCAGTCCGGTTCCCGCTACGCCGTAGTCGTCCAGTCAGATCAACTGCCTTTGTCGACCTGGCTGGTTGTGCCGACGTCGACGTCGGCACGTGCCGCCAGCTTTCGTCCCGAGGTTGAAATCGGCGGCGTGAGTACCCGGGTGCTTGCTGAGCAGGCCGCGGCGGTCGACCCGGGCCGGCTCGGCAAGAGCGTCGGGTTCCTGAGTTTCGATGAGATGCGCCGCGTCGATGCGGCACTGCGCGTGGTCCTTGATCTCTGA